A window of the Aquimarina spinulae genome harbors these coding sequences:
- a CDS encoding YdeI/OmpD-associated family protein: MKTHIFKTSLYSSHSIIIPNKIAQYLIEEGHKRVIVEITFNTVSVQYHAALQKWKNNYHITFNKQNQKKLGVFPTDFFEVTLHEDTTKYGVEMPEEFDAVLQSDLEAFEIFESLTDGKKRSLIYYILKIKNSQSRIDKALIITENLKRGIRDNKELIKRI; the protein is encoded by the coding sequence ATGAAAACTCATATTTTTAAAACTTCACTCTATTCTAGTCATAGCATTATTATACCCAATAAAATTGCACAATACCTTATAGAAGAAGGGCATAAAAGGGTGATTGTAGAAATTACTTTTAATACGGTGTCGGTACAATATCATGCGGCTTTACAAAAATGGAAAAACAATTACCACATTACTTTTAACAAACAAAATCAAAAGAAATTGGGAGTTTTTCCTACAGATTTTTTTGAAGTTACATTACACGAAGACACTACCAAATACGGAGTAGAAATGCCAGAAGAATTTGATGCTGTTTTACAAAGTGACCTGGAAGCTTTTGAGATCTTCGAATCTTTAACCGATGGGAAAAAGCGAAGCTTAATTTACTATATCCTAAAAATAAAAAACTCTCAATCCCGAATTGATAAAGCTCTAATTATTACCGAAAATCTAAAACGAGGTATACGGGATAATAAAGAACTCATAAAAAGAATATAG
- a CDS encoding 2OG-Fe(II) oxygenase, with product MQDKIETIDWQIVTDRINRRGYAIIPGFLSENQCRKMVDQYDNPKGYRKTVVMERYRFGLGEYKYFDYPLPELVQAIRENIYPKLTPIANLWMKVLKIDKIFPKTLQELKALCHSNDQLKPTPLILKYGVGGFNTLHQDMYGDVYFPLQTVLFLNEPDKDYTGGEFVITQQTPRAQSKAIVLRPKKGDMLIFTTNFKPVKGTKGYYRVNMKHGVSELHSGKRYTLGVIFHDAVS from the coding sequence ATACAAGATAAAATAGAAACTATAGATTGGCAAATAGTAACCGATAGAATAAATAGAAGAGGATATGCTATTATCCCAGGATTTCTTTCAGAAAATCAATGCAGGAAAATGGTAGATCAATACGATAATCCGAAAGGTTATCGTAAAACAGTAGTGATGGAACGATACAGGTTTGGCCTGGGAGAGTACAAATATTTTGATTACCCGCTACCAGAACTCGTACAGGCTATTAGAGAAAATATATATCCAAAGCTTACTCCAATTGCTAATTTATGGATGAAAGTATTAAAAATAGATAAGATCTTTCCTAAAACACTTCAAGAATTAAAGGCATTATGCCATTCGAATGATCAACTAAAACCGACGCCGTTGATTTTGAAATATGGAGTAGGAGGGTTTAATACGCTACATCAGGATATGTATGGAGACGTGTATTTTCCTCTCCAAACTGTTTTGTTTTTAAACGAACCAGATAAAGATTATACAGGGGGAGAATTTGTAATAACACAACAAACTCCAAGAGCCCAGTCTAAAGCTATTGTTTTAAGACCTAAAAAAGGAGATATGCTTATTTTTACAACTAATTTTAAACCTGTAAAAGGAACAAAAGGATATTATAGGGTAAATATGAAACATGGAGTGAGTGAGTTACATAGTGGTAAGAGATATACCTTAGGAGTAATTTTTCATGATGCGGTTAGTTAG
- a CDS encoding alpha-ketoglutarate-dependent dioxygenase AlkB family protein, producing the protein MDLFSHIIDHEKNILPHDGIVNYYGRLMSSQQANHYFNRLLENIEWKNDEAIIYGKRIITKRKVAWYGEKPFEYTYSNTTKLAFPWIPELLELKELIEQKTGETFNSCLLNLYHTGSEGMAWHSDAEKDLKKKAAIASLSFGAERKFAFKHKITKEKRALVLENGSLLIMKDTTQTNWLHRLPPTKKISTPRINLTFRTIIEKDI; encoded by the coding sequence ATGGATTTGTTTAGTCATATTATAGATCATGAAAAAAATATATTGCCTCATGATGGTATTGTAAATTATTATGGGAGATTGATGTCATCACAGCAAGCCAATCATTATTTTAATCGCTTACTAGAAAATATTGAATGGAAAAATGATGAGGCTATTATTTATGGTAAACGAATCATAACCAAACGTAAAGTAGCTTGGTATGGAGAAAAACCATTTGAATATACATACTCAAATACTACAAAATTAGCATTCCCCTGGATACCAGAATTGTTAGAGTTAAAAGAGCTTATCGAACAAAAAACTGGTGAAACATTTAATTCTTGCTTGCTTAATTTGTATCATACAGGTAGCGAAGGAATGGCTTGGCATAGTGATGCAGAAAAGGATCTTAAAAAGAAAGCAGCAATTGCATCATTAAGTTTTGGAGCAGAACGAAAATTTGCCTTTAAGCATAAAATTACAAAAGAAAAAAGAGCATTGGTTTTAGAAAATGGGAGCTTGTTAATAATGAAGGATACAACACAGACTAATTGGTTGCATCGTTTGCCTCCTACAAAAAAGATAAGCACACCACGGATTAATTTAACTTTTAGAACTATAATTGAAAAAGATATATAA
- a CDS encoding TonB-dependent receptor — translation MKLALTIAFITILFSANAQTAITGNVTDASGIPIEGANVYLDGTYDGGSSDKNGAFSFSTSETGPQTLLVSFLSFETYTMLTDVSEMNNLKITLREDVNSLGSVVLNAGTFSAGDNSKASVLSPLDIVTTAGAAGDYIGAFQTLPGTSTVAEDGRLFVRGGDANETNIYIDGLRVFQPFAATTNNIPTRGRFSPFLFKGTNFSTGGYSAEYGDALSSVLLLNTIDEPDQEKTDLSFISVGLGVGNTQKWKKNSLSINAFYLNLKPYQEIISQRVDWKKPYESLSGEAVYRHTFEKGLLKVYGGLNYAEFDLVQEDINTPEGVNFGLKNRNLYLNTSYKGSLGNDWTITTGTSFANDHNDIKIVNTNVDNNENSFHFKLKLRKRFSNRFKLNFGAEQYVTTFSEHVSVPDADTFKSSFDNNSTAAFTEANVFFSKKLAMQVGVRGVHNTALEYTKISPRASLAYKTSSKSQISLAYGDFYQAPQQDVLKYNETLEPEKSSHYIFNYLYQNNRRTFRAEAYYKSYEELVKFDTDRPEFTSLYSNNGSGYAAGLDIFWRDNKSIKNLEYWASYSYLDTKRDYKNYPNKATPNFAAKHNLSLVTKYWIEDWKSLMSATYNFASGRPYNDPNQSVFQNEKTKTYNSINFSWAYLISQQKILYFSVSNVLGFDNVFNYQYANTPNVDGNFSRRAIRPNADRFFIVGFFWTISDNKTDNQLDNL, via the coding sequence ATGAAACTAGCACTAACCATTGCCTTTATCACAATTCTATTCTCTGCAAACGCCCAAACGGCTATTACAGGAAATGTGACTGATGCCTCAGGAATCCCGATCGAAGGAGCAAATGTTTATCTAGACGGAACTTATGATGGAGGATCCTCTGATAAAAATGGAGCTTTTTCTTTCTCTACTTCAGAAACAGGGCCTCAAACCTTACTGGTTTCTTTTCTTTCTTTTGAAACGTATACGATGTTAACCGACGTCTCTGAAATGAATAACCTAAAAATTACACTAAGAGAAGATGTAAATTCTTTAGGTAGTGTAGTTCTTAATGCCGGAACATTTTCTGCCGGGGATAACAGCAAAGCCTCTGTTCTCTCTCCTTTAGACATTGTTACTACAGCAGGTGCTGCAGGGGATTACATTGGTGCTTTTCAGACATTACCAGGAACATCTACAGTTGCCGAAGACGGTAGACTTTTTGTACGTGGTGGAGATGCTAATGAAACTAATATCTATATCGATGGACTTAGAGTTTTTCAGCCCTTTGCAGCAACCACAAATAATATCCCTACTCGCGGGAGGTTTTCGCCTTTTCTTTTTAAAGGCACTAACTTTTCTACCGGAGGGTATTCTGCAGAATATGGCGATGCTTTATCAAGTGTTTTATTATTAAATACTATCGATGAACCCGATCAGGAAAAAACAGACTTATCTTTTATAAGTGTTGGTCTTGGTGTAGGAAATACACAAAAGTGGAAAAAGAACTCGCTAAGTATTAATGCTTTTTACCTCAACCTAAAACCATATCAGGAAATTATATCACAACGAGTAGATTGGAAAAAACCGTACGAATCACTATCAGGAGAAGCGGTATACCGCCATACATTTGAAAAAGGACTTTTAAAAGTATACGGGGGTTTAAACTATGCCGAATTTGATCTTGTTCAAGAAGATATCAATACGCCAGAAGGAGTTAATTTTGGACTTAAAAACAGGAATTTATATCTCAATACCTCGTATAAAGGAAGCCTGGGTAACGATTGGACTATCACAACTGGTACTAGTTTTGCGAATGATCATAACGACATTAAAATTGTAAATACCAATGTTGATAATAATGAGAACAGTTTTCATTTTAAATTGAAATTAAGAAAGAGATTTAGCAATCGTTTTAAATTAAATTTTGGTGCAGAACAATATGTAACTACATTTTCAGAACATGTTTCTGTTCCTGATGCCGATACTTTCAAAAGTTCGTTTGATAACAATAGTACTGCAGCTTTTACTGAAGCTAATGTGTTCTTTAGCAAAAAACTAGCAATGCAAGTAGGAGTTCGCGGAGTTCATAATACGGCACTAGAGTACACCAAGATCTCACCCAGAGCTTCTTTAGCTTATAAAACGTCATCAAAATCTCAGATATCATTAGCATATGGTGATTTTTACCAGGCACCTCAACAAGATGTTTTAAAATATAATGAAACTCTGGAGCCCGAAAAATCATCGCATTATATTTTTAATTACCTGTATCAAAATAATCGAAGAACTTTTAGAGCCGAAGCCTATTACAAATCTTATGAAGAACTCGTTAAGTTTGACACAGATCGCCCGGAGTTTACCAGTTTGTATTCTAATAATGGAAGCGGTTATGCTGCTGGACTAGATATCTTCTGGAGAGATAACAAATCTATCAAGAATCTCGAGTATTGGGCCAGTTACTCTTATCTCGATACTAAAAGAGATTACAAAAATTATCCTAATAAAGCGACTCCAAATTTTGCAGCAAAACACAACCTGTCTCTGGTTACTAAATACTGGATCGAAGATTGGAAATCATTAATGAGTGCCACCTATAATTTTGCATCTGGCAGACCCTATAACGATCCTAATCAATCTGTATTTCAAAATGAAAAGACAAAAACTTATAATTCAATCAACTTTAGTTGGGCATATCTTATCAGCCAACAAAAAATCCTATACTTCTCGGTTTCTAATGTACTAGGGTTTGATAATGTTTTTAACTATCAATATGCAAATACACCCAATGTCGATGGAAACTTCTCCAGACGTGCTATAAGACCTAATGCAGATCGCTTTTTTATTGTTGGTTTTTTCTGGACTATAAGTGATAATAAAACCGATAATCAATTAGATAATCTTTAA
- a CDS encoding superoxide dismutase family protein has translation MKTLKLVVLAFLSIAVFGCKGEKKEATDQENTKENVDTITDQEKEEENITKTIEFALEPKSDSKVSGKVIFTESEGMVNMVAELTGLDEGEHAIHIHEKADCTSADGKSTGGHWNPTMESHGKWGAKEGYHKGDIGNFKADASGNGNITFATNEWCIGCDDDKKNIVGKAIIVHQGIDDFTSQPSGAAGSRVSCGGIIQ, from the coding sequence ATGAAAACGTTAAAATTGGTAGTCTTAGCTTTCTTGTCAATAGCTGTATTTGGTTGTAAAGGAGAAAAGAAAGAAGCTACAGATCAGGAGAATACTAAAGAAAATGTAGATACTATTACGGATCAGGAAAAAGAAGAAGAAAATATCACAAAGACTATAGAGTTTGCTCTAGAACCAAAAAGTGATAGTAAGGTTTCGGGTAAAGTTATTTTTACCGAATCTGAAGGTATGGTAAATATGGTAGCAGAATTAACGGGCCTAGATGAAGGAGAGCATGCTATCCATATTCATGAAAAAGCAGATTGTACATCGGCTGATGGTAAATCTACAGGAGGACATTGGAATCCAACTATGGAATCACATGGAAAATGGGGTGCAAAAGAAGGATACCATAAGGGAGATATAGGAAATTTTAAAGCTGATGCAAGTGGTAATGGTAATATCACTTTTGCTACTAATGAATGGTGTATTGGTTGTGATGATGATAAAAAGAATATTGTGGGTAAAGCAATTATCGTACATCAAGGTATAGATGATTTTACTTCTCAACCTTCTGGTGCTGCTGGTAGCAGAGTGAGTTGTGGCGGTATTATACAATAA
- a CDS encoding NAD(P)/FAD-dependent oxidoreductase — protein MNIPHTNLPRLVVIGGGFAGVALARKMVKEDVQLVLLDRHNYHTFQPLLYQVSTSSLEPDSIAYPLRKIVKRGKNTFFRMAEVTAIDPDIQNIHTNIGSISYDYLVIATGARTNFFGNTTIENNAMRMKNLPQALNLRSLMLENLEQAVITTDPEERKELLRFVLAGAGPTGVELAGGIAELKLNVLPRDYPDMDFDDMEIHLIEGAPRVLPPMSEHASEKAAKFLKKLGVHIHTNTQVQHYENNIVSTNTDLSLKTATFIWSAGVTGAPVSGIDAKSLIPRANRYKVNEFNQVDGYKNIFAIGDISVMETKKYPKGHPMVAQPAIQQGSHLAKNLKRYLRGKDMIPFKYFDKGSMATIGRNKAVVDIGKFKFGGFFAWFIWMFIHLWFLVGFRNRFVTFFNWVYNYINYDKAARLIVRPFKNKENTIERV, from the coding sequence ATGAATATTCCACATACCAATTTACCCAGATTAGTCGTAATTGGCGGGGGTTTTGCCGGGGTTGCATTAGCAAGAAAAATGGTTAAAGAAGATGTACAACTGGTCTTACTAGACAGACATAACTACCACACTTTTCAACCACTTCTTTATCAAGTATCTACATCATCATTAGAGCCAGATTCTATTGCATATCCACTTCGTAAAATTGTTAAAAGAGGTAAAAATACTTTTTTTAGAATGGCAGAAGTAACGGCTATTGATCCAGATATTCAAAATATACATACCAATATCGGTAGCATTTCTTATGATTATCTTGTTATTGCTACGGGTGCACGAACCAATTTTTTTGGAAATACTACTATAGAAAATAATGCAATGCGAATGAAAAATCTACCGCAAGCATTAAATCTACGTAGTTTAATGCTTGAGAATCTTGAGCAGGCAGTAATTACCACAGATCCAGAAGAAAGAAAAGAATTGTTGCGTTTTGTACTTGCCGGTGCTGGTCCAACAGGGGTTGAACTAGCGGGAGGGATTGCAGAATTAAAATTAAATGTGCTTCCCAGAGATTATCCCGATATGGATTTTGATGATATGGAAATTCATTTGATAGAAGGTGCACCTCGCGTACTCCCTCCTATGAGCGAACATGCATCGGAAAAAGCGGCTAAATTCTTAAAAAAACTAGGAGTACATATTCATACCAACACGCAGGTACAACATTATGAAAATAATATAGTAAGTACTAATACTGATTTATCTCTTAAAACTGCTACTTTTATATGGTCTGCTGGTGTGACTGGGGCTCCTGTATCGGGAATAGATGCAAAATCCCTTATACCAAGAGCCAATCGATACAAAGTAAATGAATTCAATCAGGTCGATGGGTATAAAAATATTTTTGCTATTGGTGATATCTCTGTAATGGAAACCAAAAAATATCCCAAAGGGCATCCAATGGTCGCACAACCAGCGATACAGCAAGGAAGCCATCTTGCCAAAAACTTAAAACGCTACCTTAGAGGTAAAGACATGATCCCTTTTAAATATTTTGACAAAGGATCTATGGCTACCATTGGTCGTAATAAAGCTGTAGTCGATATCGGAAAATTTAAATTCGGAGGGTTCTTTGCCTGGTTTATATGGATGTTTATTCATTTATGGTTCCTGGTAGGTTTCAGAAATCGATTTGTTACCTTTTTTAATTGGGTATATAATTATATTAATTATGATAAGGCAGCAAGATTAATTGTTAGACCTTTTAAGAATAAGGAAAATACTATAGAACGTGTGTAG
- a CDS encoding RNA polymerase sigma factor, protein MNKELEHSFVTNLEQNQNIVHKVCRIYTSDPDSHNDLFQEITIQLWKAYPKFRGDAKFSTWMYRVALNTAITLYRRSKRSIKTADLDTMNFKIKAEEYDDEVEQQLKLMYAAVKQLNDIEKALVFLYLEDKSYREIADTMGISEVNARVKMNRVKTKLKKILNP, encoded by the coding sequence GTGAATAAAGAATTAGAACATAGTTTTGTAACCAATCTTGAGCAAAATCAGAATATTGTGCACAAGGTATGTAGAATATATACCAGTGATCCAGATTCACATAATGATTTGTTTCAGGAAATAACGATTCAACTTTGGAAAGCATATCCTAAGTTTAGAGGGGATGCAAAATTCAGTACCTGGATGTATAGAGTTGCATTAAATACGGCTATAACATTATACAGAAGATCCAAAAGAAGTATTAAGACTGCAGATCTTGATACGATGAATTTTAAGATAAAAGCTGAAGAATATGACGATGAAGTCGAGCAGCAACTTAAACTAATGTATGCAGCAGTAAAACAATTAAATGATATAGAGAAAGCTTTGGTTTTCTTATATCTTGAAGATAAATCATATAGAGAAATAGCTGATACCATGGGTATTAGCGAGGTAAATGCCCGAGTAAAGATGAATAGAGTAAAAACGAAGTTGAAAAAAATATTAAATCCGTAA
- a CDS encoding Ada metal-binding domain-containing protein has product MIRHKEIGNIDLRKKIKQKEICFGGNRKLKIYGTLKCRSGKRMKRENRIFFWSEDEAKSHGYRPCGHCMKDEYKKWKNGFV; this is encoded by the coding sequence ATGATACGACACAAGGAAATAGGAAATATAGACTTACGAAAAAAAATAAAGCAAAAAGAAATTTGCTTTGGTGGTAACCGAAAACTTAAAATTTATGGAACTTTGAAATGCCGGTCGGGAAAGAGAATGAAACGAGAAAATCGAATATTTTTTTGGTCAGAAGATGAAGCAAAGAGTCATGGGTATAGACCCTGCGGGCATTGTATGAAAGATGAATATAAAAAATGGAAGAATGGATTTGTTTAG
- a CDS encoding LETM1-related biofilm-associated protein: protein MNPSTSGWIEKFLRDLDDDPNLPQWSFDKLYLDLRRVGFIYGTSVDIIVVNDSDIVYSEEEKTKINLFAALVITYYDTIENANKNDCIEALIQFYDFLDTKKSIFSLGNILSGNKSEKLEKIIHARIQTNESVFKKNFSHLLTNALLFIDVLAFEYFLIHDKDPFGYAAKLEETLTNTVFLALNSKKEQDEYDKLLVKLFSSSVRYTNISTEEEASFDYIELDPYTDEIEKKYILDLTSLAVWNDREVDTGEQSFMLALGTELELPHTVIAESIDLVQSFINEHKEDISFFNYSNPALHFYQQTSRTVSILILRNKKRLIKEISESKDLMILLGQSTMRDLSKEEKQQVKKQLLDICKTIPSLAIFILPGGSLLLPLLVKFIPQLLPSAFNENK, encoded by the coding sequence ATGAATCCTTCAACTTCGGGTTGGATCGAAAAATTCTTAAGAGATCTCGATGACGACCCTAATTTGCCTCAATGGTCATTTGATAAGCTATATCTCGATTTAAGACGAGTAGGTTTTATCTATGGTACTTCTGTAGATATTATTGTAGTTAATGATTCTGATATTGTTTATTCTGAAGAAGAAAAAACAAAGATCAATTTATTCGCTGCACTTGTGATTACCTACTATGATACGATCGAAAATGCTAATAAAAATGATTGTATTGAAGCACTTATACAGTTCTATGATTTTTTAGATACCAAAAAATCTATTTTTTCTTTAGGGAATATCCTCTCTGGAAATAAAAGTGAAAAGCTCGAAAAAATTATACATGCCCGTATACAAACCAATGAATCTGTTTTTAAGAAAAACTTTAGTCATCTATTAACAAATGCATTATTATTTATTGATGTATTAGCTTTTGAGTATTTTCTTATACATGATAAGGATCCTTTTGGGTATGCTGCCAAATTAGAGGAAACCTTAACAAATACTGTTTTTCTTGCTCTAAACTCTAAAAAAGAGCAAGATGAATATGACAAGCTTTTGGTTAAGCTATTCTCTTCTTCTGTACGGTATACTAATATTTCTACCGAAGAAGAAGCTAGTTTTGATTATATAGAATTAGATCCATATACCGATGAAATTGAAAAAAAATACATCCTGGACCTTACCAGTTTAGCTGTTTGGAATGATAGAGAAGTAGATACTGGAGAGCAGAGTTTTATGCTAGCTCTTGGTACAGAGCTTGAGCTACCTCATACGGTAATAGCAGAATCGATTGATTTGGTACAATCGTTTATTAATGAACATAAAGAAGATATTTCATTTTTTAATTACTCGAATCCTGCATTACATTTTTACCAGCAAACCTCGCGAACGGTAAGTATATTGATATTAAGGAATAAAAAAAGATTAATTAAAGAAATCTCTGAAAGTAAAGATCTAATGATTTTATTAGGGCAATCTACTATGCGGGATTTATCTAAGGAAGAAAAACAACAAGTAAAAAAACAACTACTCGATATCTGTAAAACGATACCTTCTTTAGCTATTTTTATTCTACCGGGTGGAAGTTTATTATTGCCCTTACTGGTTAAATTTATTCCTCAGCTATTACCATCTGCATTTAATGAGAATAAATAA